DNA sequence from the Streptomyces cinnabarinus genome:
GAAGACCTTCTCCGGCTCGGTCGAGACGCTGAACGTCAACGGCACCGACATGCCCTCGGTGAAGTCGACGATCACCGCAAAGCTCGCCGAGGACAAGGCGATCGACTACGTCGTCACCCTCGGCGCCCCGTTCGCGCTGACCGCCGCCCAGTCGGTGTCGGAGTCGTCCAGCAAGGCGAAGGTCGCCACCTTCGACCTCAACAAGGACCTCACCGGAGCCATCAGCAAGGGCACGATCGAGTTCGCCGTCGACCAGCAGCCCTACCTCCAGGGCTACCTGGCCATCGACTCGCTGTGGCTCTACAAGAACAACGGCAACTACATGGGCGGCGGTGAGCAGCCGGTGCTGACCGGCCCGGCCTTCGTCGACAAGACCAACGTCGACGCGGTGGCGGGCTTCGCCTCGAAGGGCACCCGGTGATGGGTACGACCCGGCATGCCGACCCGGCGGTGACCACACCGCCGGCCCCCGGCCCGAAGGAGACCGACGGGCGCACCGCCCGGCGCCCGCTGGCGCTGCGGCTGCTCGCCCGGCCCGAAGTGGGCGTCTTCCTGGGCGCCGTGGCGGTGCTGGTGTTCTTCCTCATCACCGCCCCGCCGGTGCGCGACGGCGGCTCGATGGCCAACATCCTGTACCAGTCGTCCACCATCGGGATCATGGCGCTGCCCGTGGCCCTGCTGATGATCGGCGGCGAGTTCGACCTGTCGTCGGGTGTCGCCGTCATCACCTCGGCGCTCACCGCCAGCATGATCAGCTACCAACTGACCATGAACGTATGGGTCGGTGTGATCGCGGCCCTGATCGTGTCGCTGGCGGTGGGTCTGTTCAACGGCTGGATGCTGGTGAAGACCGGCCTGCCGAGCTTCCTGGTCACTCTGGGCACCTTCCTGATCCTCCAGGGCGCGAACCTCGCCATCACCAAGTGGGTCACCGGCAACGTCGCCACCGACGACATCAGCGACATGGACGGATTCGGCCAGGCCAAGGCCCTGTTCGCGTCGTCCTTCGACGTCGGCGGTGTCCAGGTGAAGATCACCATCGTGTGGTGGCTGGTCTTCGCCGCGCTCGCCACCTGGGTGCTGCTGCGCACCAAGTACGGCAACTGGATCTTCGCGGTCGGCGGCAACAAGGAGTCCGCGCGGGCCGTCGGTGTGCCGGTCACCTTCACCAAGATCTCGCTGTTCATGCTGGTCGGCTTCGGCGCCTGGTTCGTCGGCATGCACCAGCTGTTCTCCTTCAACACCGTGCAGTCCGGCGAAGGCGTCGGCCAGGAGCTGATCTACATCGCCGCGGCCGTCATCGGCGGCTGTCTGCTGACCGGCGGCTACGGCTCGGCGATCGGTCCGGTCTTCGGCGCGTTCATGTTCGGTATGGTCCAGCAGGGCATCGTCTACGCAGGCTGGAACCCCGACTGGTTCAAGGCGTTCCTGGGCGTGATGCTCCTGGGCGCCACGCTCATCAATCTGTGGGTCCGCCGGACGGCGACCCGGAGGTGACCGCAATGACCACCCCTCACGGTGCCATCCTCAAGGACACGGGTCCCGAGGAGGGCCGGCCGATCGTCGAACTGCGCGGCGCCGGCAAGTCCTACGGCAACATCCGCGCCCTGCACGGCGTCAGCCTCGCCGTCCACCCCGGCCAGGTGACCTGTGTGCTCGGCGACAACGGCGCCGGCAAGTCCACCCTCATCAAGATCATCTCCGGGCTGCACCAGCACACCGAGGGCGAGTTCCTCGTCGACGGCGAACCAGTGCGCTTCACCACCCCCCGCGAGGCCCTGGACCGCGGCATCGCCACCGTCTACCAGGACCTCGCCACCGTCCCGCTGATGCCGGTGTGGCGCAACTTCTTCCTCGGCTCCGAGCTGACCAAGGGCCCCTGGCCCGTCCGCCGCCTCGACATCGAGACGATGAAGAGGACCGCCGACCAGGAACTGCGCAACATGGGCATCGTCCTGGACGACCTGGAACAGCCCATCGGCACCCTCTCCGGCGGCCAGCGCCAGTGCGTGGCCATCGCCCGCGCCGTCCACTTCGGCGCCCGCGTCCTCATCCTGGACGAGCCCACCGCCGCCCTCGGCGTCAAACAGTCCGGCGTCGTGCTGAAGTACATCGCCGCCGCCCGCGACCGCGGCCTCGGCGTCATCTTCATCACCCACAACCCGCACCACGCCTACATGGTCGGCGACCACTTCAGCGTGCTGCGCCTGGGCACCCTGGAACTGTCCGCCGCACGCGACCAGGTCAGCCTGGAGGAACTCACCAACCACATGGCCGGCGGCACCGAACTGGCCGCCCTCAAGCACGAGTTGTCACAGGTGCGCGGAGTCGATGTGGACGAACTCCCCGAGGAGAGCGACCTCACCGCACCCGCGCCCGGCACCACCGGCACCACCGGCACCACCGAAGGGAAGGCGTGAACATGGCGGCACTGGACCGCATCCGGGTCGGCTCCGCCCCGGACTCCTGGGGCGTGTGGTTCCCCGACGACCCCCAGCAGGTCCCCTGGGAACGCTTCCTGGACGAGGTCGCCGAGGCCGGATACCGGTGGATCGAGCTGGGCCCGTACGGCTATCTCCCCACCGACCCCGCCCGCCTCACCGACGAGATCACCAGGCGCGACCTCAAGGTGTCCGCCGGTACGGTCTTCACCGGACTGCACCGCGGCCCCGCCGTCTGGGAGTCCACCTGGGAGCACGTCAGCCAGGTCGCAGCCCTCACCCAGGCGATGGGCGCCAAGCACCTCGTCGTCATCCCCTCCTTCTGGCGCGACGACAAGACCGCCGAGATCCTGGAGCCGCCGGAGCTCACCGGCGCGCAGTGGGCCCACCTCACCAAGGGCATGGAACGCCTCGGACACGAGGTACAGGAGGCCTACGGCCTCGACATCGTGGTCCACCCGCACGCCGACACCCACATCGACACCGAGGACCATGTGGAGCGCTTCCTCGACTCCACCGACTCCGACCTCGTCAACCTCTGCCTGGACACCGGGCACTACGCCTACTGCGGCGGGGACAGCGTCAAGCTGATCGAGACCTACGGCGAGCGCATCGGCTATCTGCACCTCAAGCAGGTCGACCCGGAGATCCTCGCGGACGTCGTGAAGAACGAGATCCCGTTCGGACCGGCCGTCCAGCGCGGCGTGATGTGCGAACCGCCCGCCGGGGTGCCGGAGCTGGAGCCGGTGCTGGTGGCCGCGCAGCGGCTCGGGGTCGAGCTGTTCGCCATCGTCGAGCAGGACATGTACCCCTGCGAGCCGGACAAGCCGCTGCCGATCGCCGTACGCACCCGCAAGTTCCTGAGGTCCTGCGGCGCCTGAGAGGACATCCATGACCACGCCCCTGGGCATCGCCGTCATCGGCACCGGACGCATGGGCGCCGACCACGTCCGCCGGATCCAGGAGGTCATCAGCGGGGCGCGGGTCACGGCCGTGGTGGACGTCGACGCGGAGCGGGCCAAGGCCGTGGCCGGCCGCGTCGACGGCTGCGCCGTGCACACCGACCCGGCCGCGGCGATGGCGTCGGCCGAGGTCGACGCCGTCCTCGTCGCCTCCCCGGGCCCGGCGCACGAGGCCGCGCTGATGGCCGCCTTCGCCCGCGGCCTTCCGGTGCTGTGCGAGAAGCCCCTCACCCCCGACGCCGCCTCCGCACTCCGTCTCGTCGAGGCCGAGCGGGCCCTCGGCGGACGGCGCGTCCAGGTCGGCTTCATGCGCCGCTATGACGCCGAGTACGTCCGGCTCAAGGCGCTGCTGGAGACCGGGCAGCTGGGCCGCCCGCTGATGCTGCACCAGCGGCACCGCAATGTCGCGAGCGCGTCCTTCTTCACCTCCGACATGCTGATCACCGACTCGGTTTCCCACGAGGTGGACGTCACCCGCTGGCTGACCGGCCAGGAGATCACGGCCGTCACGGTGCTGCGTCCGACCTCGTCCGCAGGTGCCCCCGAGGGGCTGATCGACCCGCAGTTCGTGGTCCTGGAGACCGCCGGCGGTGCCCTCGCGGACGTGGAGATCTTCGTCAACTGCGGCTTCGGCTACCAGGTGCAGGCCGAGGTGGTCTGCGAACGCGGCACCGCCCGGGTCGGCGACGGCCACGACCTGGTCACCGCCATGGCCGGACGCTGGGGCGGCAGCATCGCCCAGGACTGGACCGAACGGTTCGCCGACGCCTACGACCGGGAGGTCCAGGCCTGGGTCGACGCCACCCGGCGTGGCGAGGTCACCGGTCCGGGCATCTGGGACGGGTACGCGGCCGCCGCCGTCTGCGAGGCCGGGGTGCGCTCCCTGCGCGAGGGCGGCCGGGTGGAGGTGGAGCTGGCCGCACGGCCGACGTTCTACGGCTGAGACACGCCTCGAGCCCTCGACAGGCCGTTGTCAGTGCCCCGCGCTAGCGTGCCCAGCAGTGACCGTTCCCGTACCGGGAGGCTAGTGATGGCTTCACGACTCAACCCCTACCTCACCTTCGCCGGCGACGCCCGCCAGGCGATGGAGTTCTACCAGCAGGTCTTCGGCGGCACGCTGAACCTGAACTCCTACGGCGACTTCGGCCAGCCGGACCCGGCGATGGCCGACAAGATCATGCACGGCCTGCTGGAGACCCCGAACGGCTTCACCCTGATGGGCGCCGACAACCCCGAGGGGGCCGGCAAGCAGGGCGAGCACAAATACGCCGTGAGTCTCAGCGGCGACGACGACACCGAGCTGCGCGGCTACTGGGAGAAGCTCTCCGAGGGCGGCCAGGTCTCCGTGCCCCTGGACAAGCAGATGTGGGGCGACGTCTTCGGCATGTGCACCGACCGGTTCGGGGTGCCGTGGATGGTCAACATCAGCGAGAAGACGGGCTGACTCCGACCGGCCTGGGCACCCGCGCCGCGGGTGCCCGTCGCCCGGTTCGCTCAGGCCTGCCGTACTTCCTCGATCGTGACGGGGCGGTGCTCGTGCAGGGACAGGGTGCAGGCGTCGGCGATCCAGCCCGCCTCCAGGGCGTCCTCGATCGTGCACGGGGAGGTCCGGGTGCCGGCCACGACCTCGGTGAACGCGGTGAGTTCGGCGCGGTAGGCGGCCGTGAAGCGGTCCATGAAGAAGTCGTGCGGGGTGCCCGCGGGGAACGTGACCCCGGGTTCCACGGAGCGCAGCGGCAGCTTGTCCTCCAGGCCCACGGCGATGGAGTCCGTGAAGCCGTGGATCTCCATGCGGACGTCGTAACCCCGGGCGTTGTGGCGGGAGTTGGAGACCACCGCGAGGGTGCCGTCGTCCAGGGTGAGGAGCGCGCCGGTGGTGTCGGCGTCGCCCGCCTCCCGGATGTAGTCGGCGCCCCGGTTGCCGCCGACGGCGTACACCTCGGTCACCTCGCGTCCGGTGACCCAGCGGATGATGTCGAAGTCGTGCACCGAGCAGTCCCGGAAGATGCCGCCGGAGGCGGCGATGTACCCGGCGGGCGGCGGCGCCGGGTCCAGCGTGGTCGACCGTACGGTGTGCAGCTTGCCCAGCTCACCGCCGAGCACGGCGGCCCGCGCGGCGACGAACCCGGCGTCGAAGCGGCGGTTGTAGCCGATCTGGATCGGCACGCCCGCGCCCGCCACGGCCTTGAGGACCTCGACGCCCTCGGTCATGGTCCGGGCGACGGGCTTCTCGCAGAAGACGGGGATGCCCGCCTCGACCCCGGCGCGGATCAGCGCGGGATGGGCGTCCGTGGCCGCGGCGACGACGACGCCGTCCACTCCGGCGGCGAACAGGGCCTCGGGCGAGTCCACGACCTCGCCGCCGAACCGCTCGGCGGCGGACTTCGCCGCGTCCGCGAACGGGTCGGTGAGTACGAGGGAGTCGACGGCGTTGAGTCCGGAGAGGGTCTCGGCGTGGAAGGCGCCGATGCGGCCGAGGCCGAGGATTCCGATGCGCATGAGGGTGCGGCTCCTAGAAGTAGTGCAGGGGTCTTGCTGGTCCAGGAAGTAGGGCAGGGGTTTCGCTAGTCCAGTCCACCAAGGACGTTCTGGTCCCAGTCGATCACCGAGCCGGTGACCACCCCGGAGCGTTCCGAGAGCAGGAACACCACGAAGTCGGCGATCTCCTCCGGCCGGCCCAATGTGCCCATCGGCAGCCGGGCCGCGGCGCGTTCCCGCCAGTCGTCGCCCGCGCCGTGGAAGGTGCGCTGGGTCGCGTCCTCGCCTTCGGTCGCCGTCCAGCCGATGTTGAGGCCGTTGATCCGGATCCGGTCGAAGCGGTGGGCGTGGGCGGCGTTGCGGGTGAGCCCGACGAGCCCGGCCTTGGCGGCGACGTACGGCGCGAGGAAGGGCTGTCCGCCGTGCGCCGACGACGTGATGACGTTGACGATCGTGCCCGGCGCCTCGCGGGCCACCATGTCCGCGACCGCGGCCTGCATGGCGAAGAAGGGCGCCCTGAGGTTGATCGCCACGTGCTGGTCGAACAGCTCGGGCGTGGTGTCCAGCAGGGTGCCCCGGGAGGTCAGCCCGGCGGCGTTGACCAGGCAGTCGATCCGCCCGTAGGCCGCCACGACCTCGGCGACGGCCGCCTTCGGCTGCTCGGCGTCGGCCAGGTCGGCGCGGACGAACAGGGCCTTGCCGCCCGCGGCGGTCAGCTCCGCCACCAGCGCCTCGCCGGGCTCGGCCCGCCGCCCGGTGACGGCCACGACCGCCCCCTCGCGGACCGCGGCCCGCGCGACGGCGGCACCGACGCCCTGGGTGCCGCCGTTGACGAGGACGACCTTGTCGTCGAGAAGTCCCATGATGGTGCCGTTCCTTTCAGCTCGCGCGCCGCTCGGCGCCGGACCTCAGCGCGTCCCGCAGCACCGACGGCGTCCAGCTCTCGCGCAGCGCGCGCCGGACGAGGTCCGCCTGGGCGGGCGGGGCGAGTCCGTCGACGGGCGGGTCGCGGTCGAGGTTGGTGGGGAAGGGGTAGCCCTCGGCGCTCGCCGCGATCACGTTCTCCAGCCAGGGCTCCGCCGCGCCCGCGGCCCGCCGCTCCAGCAGCACGGGGTAGACGGCGTTCACCACCGCCTCCCGGTCCACCGTCTCCATGGCCCGCCCGAACGCGGACGACACCTGGAGCAGATTCGCCATACGGCGTACGTCCGCCGAGCGGTTGGTGCCCGCGGCGTGGAACAGCGCCGGGTTGAAGAAGGCCGCGTCGCCCTTGGCCAGCGGCAGTTGGACGTGGTGGGCGTCGAAGTACGCCTGGAACTCCGGCCTCCGCCAGGCCAGATAGCCCGGCTCGTACGTCTGCGAGTACGGCAGGTACAGCGTCGGGCCCGACTCCACCGGCATGTCGCCGTGGGCCACGGCGCCCTGGAGGGTCAGTACGGGGGAAAGGCGGTGCACGTGCGCCGGATAGGCGGCGGCGACCTCGTCGGAGAGGAAGCCCAGGTGGTAGTCGCGGTGCGCGGTCTGCGCGGTGCCGCCCGGGTTGACGACGTTGACCTGCGAGGTGACCTGGTAGCCGGGGCCGAGCCAGGCCGTGGAGACCAGGGCGAGGACGTCGTTGGCGTAGTAGTCGGCGAAGGCTGACGGGTCGTGGCGGGCGGCCTTCTCCAGCGCGTTCCACACCCGGTCGTTGGCCCCCGGCCTGGCGAAGTGGTCCCCGGCCGTGGTGCCCGCGGCACGCTGCTCGGCGATCAGGGCCTCGAAGACCCCGGTGACCCGGTCGACGACCGCCGGGTCGGGGAACGCGCCGCGGAACAATACGACACCGGGGCCGTCGGTGAGCGCGCGCACCAGCTCCTCACGCAGCCCCTCACCCGTCGCGGTCCCGTCGTAGACCAGGACGTTCCGCTCCACCGCGATGGCGTGCGGATAGTCGACGGGGTCGGTGGCGCGCTCGACGAGCGGGCGGAAGGAGTCGAGGTCGCAGTCCCGCGCGGACAGCCACACACGGCGGTGTACGGGAGTGAAGGACATCGGTGTCCTCTCGGTGACAGGGGCGACTCAGCCCTGTCATTCTTGTCAGGACAAAGCCGTCGAACAACCAGCAGGCATCCATCAAAAACCCCTCAAGGAGTCCCGGTATGGGCCACCCGTTCCCGATCCGTGAGATCGCACGTCAGGCAGGTCTGAGCGAGGCCACGGTGGACCGGGTGCTCAACGCCAGGGGAGGGGTGCGGGAGAGCACCGCGCGGGAGGTCCAACAGGCCATCGCCGACCTGGACCGGCAGCGCACCCAGGTCCGGCTGGTCGGCCGTACCTTCATGGTCGACATCGTGATGCAGACCCCCGAGCGGTTCAGCACCGCCGTACGGGCCGCCCTGGAGGCCGAACTGCCCTCGCTGCACCCGGCGGTGGTGCGCTCGCGCTTCCACTTCCGGGAGACCGGGCCGGTCGAGGAGCTGACCCGGACCCTGGACCGGATCGCCCGGCGCGGCTCGCAGGGAGTGATCCTCAAGGCCCCGGACGTCCCCGAGATCACGGCCGCCGTCGGCCGGCTGACGGAGGCCGGGATCCCCGTCGTGACGCTGGTGACCGACCTGCCGTCCACCTCGCGCCTGGCCTACGTCGGCATCGACAACCGGGCCGCCGGCGCCACCGCCGCTTATCTGATGGGCCAGTGGCTCGGCGACCGGCCCGGCAATGTGCTCACCAGCCTCTCCAGTGGCTTCTTCCGCAACGAGGAGGAGCGCGAGATGGGCTTCCGCAGTGCCATGCGGGCCCGCCACCCCGAGCGCGCGCTGGTGGAGATCGCCGAGGGCCAGGGCCTGGACGCCACCCAGTACGACCTGGTCCGGGCCGCCCTCGACCGCGATCCGGAGATCCGCGCCGTCTACTCCATCGGCGGCGGCAACATCGCCACCCTCCGGGCCTTCGCCGACGTCGGCCGGGCGTGCGCGGTGTTCGTCGCCCACGACCTCGACCACGACAACACCCGGCTGCTGCGTGAGCACCGGCTGTCCGCTGTCCTCCACCACGATCTGCGCCAGGACCTGCGCGAGGCGTGCCACCACGTGATGCGCGCCCACGGCGCGCTGCCGCCCGCGGGACCCTCGCTGCCGTCCGCGATCCAGGTGGTCACGCCCTACAACATGCCTACGGCGTAGGCAGGTCCACCCAGGCGCCGGTCGCGGCGGACCGGGTCATCGCGTCCAGGGCCTCGGCGCTGCGCACGGCGTCCGTGAGCGTGGCGCCGTACGCCCTGCCCTCCGCGATCGAGCGCAGGAAGCGGTACGCCTCCACGACCTTCAGGTCGTCGTAGCCCATGGCGTTGGCGGCGCCGGGCTGGAAGGCGCCGAACTCGCCGTCGCCCGGACCGACGTAGACCGTGCTGACGGGCTGGTCCTGGTACGACGTGCCGCGGCTGACGCCGAGTTCGTTCATCCGGCGGAAGTCCCAGAACACCGCGCCCTTGGTGCCGTGCACCTCGAAGCCGTAGTTGTTCTGCTCGCCGACCGAGACCCGGCAGGCCTCCAGGACGCCGCGGGCGCCGGAGGCGAAGCGGAGCAGGCAGCTGACGTAGTCCTCGTTCTCGACCGGGCCGAGTTCCCCGCCCGCCGCGCGGGTGTGCCCGGCGGTGACGCCGGTCGGGCGGGCGCGCTGCGGTACGAAGACCGCCGTGTCGGCGGTGAGCGAGACGAGGTCGCCGAGGAGGTGGCGGGCCAGGTCCACGCCGTGCGAGGCGAGGTCGCCGAGGACTCCGCTGCCGCCGCGCTCCCGTTCGTAGCGCCAGGTCAGCGCGCCCTCGGGATGGGCCGCGTAGTCGCTGAACAGCCGCACGCGCGCGTGTGTGACCGTGCCGATCTCCCCGGCGGCGATCAGCTCGCGCGCCGCCTCCACCGCGGGCGCGTTGCGGTAGTTGAAGCCGACCGCGCCCTGTACCCCGGCCCTGGCGACCGCGTCGGCGACCGCGCGGGCGTCCTCGGCGCTCAGGCCCACCGGCTTCTCGATCCACAGGTGCTTGCCCGCCTCGGCCATGGCGACGCCGATCTCGCGGTGCAGGAAGTTCGGGGCGGTGACGCTGACCGCCCGCACCCGGGGATCGGCGGCCACCTCGCGCCAGTCGCGGGTGGCGGCGGC
Encoded proteins:
- a CDS encoding ATP-binding cassette domain-containing protein, yielding MTTPHGAILKDTGPEEGRPIVELRGAGKSYGNIRALHGVSLAVHPGQVTCVLGDNGAGKSTLIKIISGLHQHTEGEFLVDGEPVRFTTPREALDRGIATVYQDLATVPLMPVWRNFFLGSELTKGPWPVRRLDIETMKRTADQELRNMGIVLDDLEQPIGTLSGGQRQCVAIARAVHFGARVLILDEPTAALGVKQSGVVLKYIAAARDRGLGVIFITHNPHHAYMVGDHFSVLRLGTLELSAARDQVSLEELTNHMAGGTELAALKHELSQVRGVDVDELPEESDLTAPAPGTTGTTGTTEGKA
- a CDS encoding sugar phosphate isomerase/epimerase family protein, producing the protein MAALDRIRVGSAPDSWGVWFPDDPQQVPWERFLDEVAEAGYRWIELGPYGYLPTDPARLTDEITRRDLKVSAGTVFTGLHRGPAVWESTWEHVSQVAALTQAMGAKHLVVIPSFWRDDKTAEILEPPELTGAQWAHLTKGMERLGHEVQEAYGLDIVVHPHADTHIDTEDHVERFLDSTDSDLVNLCLDTGHYAYCGGDSVKLIETYGERIGYLHLKQVDPEILADVVKNEIPFGPAVQRGVMCEPPAGVPELEPVLVAAQRLGVELFAIVEQDMYPCEPDKPLPIAVRTRKFLRSCGA
- a CDS encoding Gfo/Idh/MocA family protein, whose product is MTTPLGIAVIGTGRMGADHVRRIQEVISGARVTAVVDVDAERAKAVAGRVDGCAVHTDPAAAMASAEVDAVLVASPGPAHEAALMAAFARGLPVLCEKPLTPDAASALRLVEAERALGGRRVQVGFMRRYDAEYVRLKALLETGQLGRPLMLHQRHRNVASASFFTSDMLITDSVSHEVDVTRWLTGQEITAVTVLRPTSSAGAPEGLIDPQFVVLETAGGALADVEIFVNCGFGYQVQAEVVCERGTARVGDGHDLVTAMAGRWGGSIAQDWTERFADAYDREVQAWVDATRRGEVTGPGIWDGYAAAAVCEAGVRSLREGGRVEVELAARPTFYG
- a CDS encoding LacI family DNA-binding transcriptional regulator, giving the protein MGHPFPIREIARQAGLSEATVDRVLNARGGVRESTAREVQQAIADLDRQRTQVRLVGRTFMVDIVMQTPERFSTAVRAALEAELPSLHPAVVRSRFHFRETGPVEELTRTLDRIARRGSQGVILKAPDVPEITAAVGRLTEAGIPVVTLVTDLPSTSRLAYVGIDNRAAGATAAYLMGQWLGDRPGNVLTSLSSGFFRNEEEREMGFRSAMRARHPERALVEIAEGQGLDATQYDLVRAALDRDPEIRAVYSIGGGNIATLRAFADVGRACAVFVAHDLDHDNTRLLREHRLSAVLHHDLRQDLREACHHVMRAHGALPPAGPSLPSAIQVVTPYNMPTA
- a CDS encoding ABC transporter permease; translation: MGTTRHADPAVTTPPAPGPKETDGRTARRPLALRLLARPEVGVFLGAVAVLVFFLITAPPVRDGGSMANILYQSSTIGIMALPVALLMIGGEFDLSSGVAVITSALTASMISYQLTMNVWVGVIAALIVSLAVGLFNGWMLVKTGLPSFLVTLGTFLILQGANLAITKWVTGNVATDDISDMDGFGQAKALFASSFDVGGVQVKITIVWWLVFAALATWVLLRTKYGNWIFAVGGNKESARAVGVPVTFTKISLFMLVGFGAWFVGMHQLFSFNTVQSGEGVGQELIYIAAAVIGGCLLTGGYGSAIGPVFGAFMFGMVQQGIVYAGWNPDWFKAFLGVMLLGATLINLWVRRTATRR
- a CDS encoding Gfo/Idh/MocA family protein, whose translation is MVDALGVAVIGFGWMGRVHTQAYARVRHHYPRLPLRPELVAVAEEVPGRAAEAAAQFGFAAATRDWREVAADPRVRAVSVTAPNFLHREIGVAMAEAGKHLWIEKPVGLSAEDARAVADAVARAGVQGAVGFNYRNAPAVEAARELIAAGEIGTVTHARVRLFSDYAAHPEGALTWRYERERGGSGVLGDLASHGVDLARHLLGDLVSLTADTAVFVPQRARPTGVTAGHTRAAGGELGPVENEDYVSCLLRFASGARGVLEACRVSVGEQNNYGFEVHGTKGAVFWDFRRMNELGVSRGTSYQDQPVSTVYVGPGDGEFGAFQPGAANAMGYDDLKVVEAYRFLRSIAEGRAYGATLTDAVRSAEALDAMTRSAATGAWVDLPTP
- a CDS encoding phytanoyl-CoA dioxygenase family protein; translated protein: MSFTPVHRRVWLSARDCDLDSFRPLVERATDPVDYPHAIAVERNVLVYDGTATGEGLREELVRALTDGPGVVLFRGAFPDPAVVDRVTGVFEALIAEQRAAGTTAGDHFARPGANDRVWNALEKAARHDPSAFADYYANDVLALVSTAWLGPGYQVTSQVNVVNPGGTAQTAHRDYHLGFLSDEVAAAYPAHVHRLSPVLTLQGAVAHGDMPVESGPTLYLPYSQTYEPGYLAWRRPEFQAYFDAHHVQLPLAKGDAAFFNPALFHAAGTNRSADVRRMANLLQVSSAFGRAMETVDREAVVNAVYPVLLERRAAGAAEPWLENVIAASAEGYPFPTNLDRDPPVDGLAPPAQADLVRRALRESWTPSVLRDALRSGAERRAS
- a CDS encoding SDR family oxidoreductase, whose translation is MGLLDDKVVLVNGGTQGVGAAVARAAVREGAVVAVTGRRAEPGEALVAELTAAGGKALFVRADLADAEQPKAAVAEVVAAYGRIDCLVNAAGLTSRGTLLDTTPELFDQHVAINLRAPFFAMQAAVADMVAREAPGTIVNVITSSAHGGQPFLAPYVAAKAGLVGLTRNAAHAHRFDRIRINGLNIGWTATEGEDATQRTFHGAGDDWRERAAARLPMGTLGRPEEIADFVVFLLSERSGVVTGSVIDWDQNVLGGLD
- a CDS encoding Gfo/Idh/MocA family oxidoreductase, whose protein sequence is MRIGILGLGRIGAFHAETLSGLNAVDSLVLTDPFADAAKSAAERFGGEVVDSPEALFAAGVDGVVVAAATDAHPALIRAGVEAGIPVFCEKPVARTMTEGVEVLKAVAGAGVPIQIGYNRRFDAGFVAARAAVLGGELGKLHTVRSTTLDPAPPPAGYIAASGGIFRDCSVHDFDIIRWVTGREVTEVYAVGGNRGADYIREAGDADTTGALLTLDDGTLAVVSNSRHNARGYDVRMEIHGFTDSIAVGLEDKLPLRSVEPGVTFPAGTPHDFFMDRFTAAYRAELTAFTEVVAGTRTSPCTIEDALEAGWIADACTLSLHEHRPVTIEEVRQA
- a CDS encoding VOC family protein encodes the protein MASRLNPYLTFAGDARQAMEFYQQVFGGTLNLNSYGDFGQPDPAMADKIMHGLLETPNGFTLMGADNPEGAGKQGEHKYAVSLSGDDDTELRGYWEKLSEGGQVSVPLDKQMWGDVFGMCTDRFGVPWMVNISEKTG